One Lycium barbarum isolate Lr01 chromosome 5, ASM1917538v2, whole genome shotgun sequence genomic window carries:
- the LOC132641609 gene encoding putative late blight resistance protein homolog R1A-10 gives MAYAALSSLMHTLQQLLQSKSPLICGRSIQHVESAYQSLYALQVFLEDTTMEAKDIETLKVIEKRIRDVVYKAEDRVDSSLRSAILADNGDNRERACRSFFEELLEVEKEVDSLKKEVMLIKFNKLGFKSTEATITSSSSRRYATDDSTIVGMEDDFNTIVDRLTAQTDELIVIPIVGMGGIGKSTLARKVYDDLSIRSRFDKRAWVTVSENYNERQMLLEVVSSITGSNQEMSNDQLMEIVFRGLKRRRFLIVIDDIWSTEAWDQMQRVFPNDDNKRRILLTTRLKNVADCASCPDSPPHGMSFLNFGDSWILFTERLFGKDPYPPQLEEIGKHIVKQCGGLPLSIIVVVGLLGKMEPTHDNWKKLEENLNSFFGTVSEQCQAILSLSYSYLPQHLKACFLYVGGFPEDMEIYVWKLTRLWIAEQFIKARCDKRLEIIAEEYLEELIDRSLILAGKRKANGRMKTCKIHDLLRQLCIREAQIENFVHVKNENVPIFSEGINNERRVIVPLDCYRHGSGIISTIRSLVFTSINHFYIYERPCSIISHFELLKVLDVSSIKYDFSGVIPQLVHLRYVAAKIAKAPSLAKLWNLQTIILRSFSRYLQLPLEIWTKTEIRHLIIAGFIPNPLEAESHGEQPLFLNNLQVLVVKSSHFLAEILRRTPNLIKLKIMSLKPVDWPAILDSIILLQQMEKLTIEALLGFDPMILSRDFFLPNLKQLTFIFTCLAWEDMGVLANLPNLEVLKTNHAFRGTDWRLDEDVVFQKLKYLRMKSGDLERWEAASDNFPMLEQLILIELLKLEEIPQSIGEIMTLKLIHIENCSSGAASSAKKIQQEQESDGNDELQFQIFRRWPYKEEEDYSSL, from the exons ATGGCTTATGCTGCTCTTTCTTCACTTATGCATACGTTGCAGCAACTCCTGCAGTCTAAATCACCTTTAATTTGTGGACGCTCTATACAACATGTTGAATCTGCTTATCAAAGTTTATATGCTCTGCAAGTTTTTCTTGAGGATACTACAATGGAAGCCAAAGATATTGAAACTCTCAAGGTTATAGAAAAGAGGATCAGAGATGTAGTCTACAAAGCAGAAGATAGAGTTGATTCAAGCCTTAGAAGCGCTATTCTAGCGGATAATGGAGATAACCGAGAAAGGGCCTGTAGATCCTTTTTTGAAGAATTGCTAGAAGTGGAAAAAGAAGTTGATTCTCTCAAGAAAGAGGTGATGCTGATCAAGTTTAACAAGCTTGGATTCAAGTCAACAGAAGCAACTATTACTTCTTCATCATCAAGAAGGTATGCAACTGATGACAGTACTATTGTTGGGATGGAGGATGACTTCAATACCATAGTAGATCGCCTCACCGCCCAAACAGATGAGTTAATTGTCATACCAATTGTCGGTATGGGAGGTATAGGTAAGTCAACTCTCGCTAGAAAAGTTTATGATGATCTATCTATTCGTTCCCGATTTGATAAACGTGCATGGGTCACTGTCTCTGAAAACTACAATGAGAGACAAATGCTTCTTGAAGTTGTCTCCTCAATTACTGGAAGCAATCAAGAAATGAGCAACGATCAACTGATGGAGATTGTGTTTAGAGGTCTGAAGCGCAGGAGATTTCTAATTGTCATAGATGATATTTGGAGTACTGAGGCTTGGGACCAAATGCAAAGAGTATTTCCAAATGATGACAATAAAAGACGAATTCTATTAACCACTCGGCTAAAAAATGTTGCTGATTGTGCCAGCTGCCCTGATTCTCCTCCTCATGGTATGTCTTTTCTAAATTTCGGAGATAGTTGGATTCTATTTACTGAAAGACTTTTCGGAAAAGATCCCTATCCTCCGCAACTAGAAGAAATTGGGAAGCATATCGTAAAGCAATGCGGAGGATTACCTCTATCAATTATTGTCGTTGTTGGACTTCTTGGAAAGATGGAACCGACCCATGATAATTGGAAGAAGCTTGAGGAAAATTTGAACTCATTCTTTGGTACGGTTTCTGAACAATGTCAAGCAATTCTTTCTTTGAGCTACAGTTACTTGCCCCAACATTTGAAGGCTTGTTTTCTGTATGTTGGAGGTTTTCCTGAAGATATGGAGATTTATGTTTGGAAGTTGACTAGGCTATGGATTGCTGAGCAGTTTATAAAGGCAAGATGCGATAAAAGGTTAGAAATAATAGCAGAGGAGTATCTAGAAGAGTTAATTGATAGAAGTCTAATTTTGGCTGGTAAACGGAAGGCTAATGGAAGAATGAAAACTTGCAAAATTCACGATCTTCTTCGGCAGCTGTGCATAAGAGAAGCTCAAATTGAAAATTTTGTACATGTCAAGAATGAGAATGTCCCTATTTTCTCAGAAGGAATAAATAATGAACGGAGAGTGATTGTGCCGCTTGATTGTTATAGGCATGGGAGTGGTATTATCAGTACAATCCGCAGCTTGGTTTTTACGAGCATTAATCATTTTTATATTTATGAGCGTCCTTGTTCCATTATCTCACATTTTGAGCTGCTTAAGGTGTTGGATGTATCTTCAATTAAGTACGATTTCTCTGGTGTAATACCTCAACTTGTACATTTGAGATATGTTGCTGCAAAAATAGCCAAAGCTCCTTCACTAGCCAAATTGTGGAATTTACAGACCATAATTCTTCGTAGTTTTAGCAGATACTTGCAGCTCCCACTAGAGATCTGGACAAAGACAGAGATAAGACATCTCATTATTGCAGGGTTTATACCCAATCCTCTTGAGGCAGAAAGTCATGGAGAACAACCTTTGTTTCTCAATAATTTGCAAGTACTTGTTGTCAAGTCCTCTCATTTTTTGGCAGAAATACTAAGAAGAACTCCCAATCTAATTAAGCTAAAGATTATGTCTTTGAAACCCGTTGACTGGCCTGCTATTCTTGATTCTATCATTCTATTACAACAGATGGAGAAACTAACTATAGAAGCACTACTAGGCTTTGACCCGATGATTCTCTCCCGGGATTTTTTCCTGCCTAATCTCAAGCAATTGACATTTATTTTTACTTGTTTGGCATGGGAAGATATGGGTGTGCTGGCTAATTTACCCAATCTTGAGGTTCTCAAAACAAATCATGCATTCAGGGGAACAGACTGGAGACTAGATGAAGATGTTGTgtttcaaaaattaaaatatctacGAATGAAGTCCGGAGATCTGGAAAGGTGGGAAGCAGCTAGTGATAATTTTCCGATGCTTGAGCAACTAATCCTGATTGAGCTCCTTAAACTGGAGGAGATTCCTCAGAGTATTGGAGAAATAATGACACTAAAATTAATCCACATAGAAAATTGCAGCTCTGGAGCCGCCAGTAGTGCAAAGAAAATTCAACAAGAGCAAGAAAGcgatggaaatgatgagcttcaatttcaaatttttAG GCGTTGGCCCTATAAGGAGGAGGAGGATTACTCAAGCTTGTAA